From the Opitutus sp. ER46 genome, one window contains:
- a CDS encoding uroporphyrinogen decarboxylase family protein, translated as MPCSPRLPATRAQVERVLRCVAPAPAPLFLPAIYEQKAWFIDQTPSAIARDPALLTRALLAEQEAIGADALAVGVDVYNVEAEAVGCEVAFYEGKDASIPGITRHILRPGDDLSAAAIPHPGRAGRMPVNLEAARNVRRALGGEHWIRGAISGPFSLAVALVGAEDLFIACLEQPEWVHQCLDYAARVIRAYATGYVDAGVELIVFDSQASPQLLSPAMYEEFVLPVTRDLIAWAGTQGVRDVPLVIGGNTTAIAELLVATGGNNLLCDFTADYDTWAGVARRAGRALRRNLSPHLLETGTPDAIYAAAREEIARGATLPGFIMGTAVIPFGTPLENVLAVKQACRDAGAGAAQASG; from the coding sequence ATGCCTTGCTCACCCCGTCTGCCGGCCACCCGGGCCCAGGTTGAACGCGTCCTGCGCTGTGTGGCGCCGGCGCCGGCGCCGCTGTTTCTGCCGGCGATCTATGAGCAGAAGGCGTGGTTCATTGACCAGACGCCCTCGGCGATTGCGCGCGATCCGGCGCTGCTGACCCGCGCACTGCTGGCGGAGCAGGAGGCGATCGGGGCGGATGCCCTCGCGGTGGGCGTCGACGTCTATAACGTCGAGGCCGAGGCGGTGGGCTGCGAGGTGGCCTTCTACGAGGGAAAGGATGCGAGCATTCCCGGCATCACGCGCCACATTCTGCGGCCGGGGGACGACCTGAGCGCCGCGGCGATCCCGCATCCGGGGCGCGCGGGGCGGATGCCGGTGAATCTCGAGGCCGCGCGGAACGTGCGGCGCGCGCTCGGCGGGGAGCATTGGATCCGGGGGGCGATCTCGGGGCCCTTCTCGCTCGCGGTGGCGCTGGTCGGGGCCGAGGACCTGTTCATCGCCTGCCTGGAGCAGCCGGAGTGGGTGCACCAATGCCTGGACTATGCGGCGCGCGTGATTCGAGCGTACGCCACCGGGTATGTGGACGCCGGCGTGGAGCTGATCGTGTTCGATTCGCAGGCCTCACCCCAACTGCTGTCGCCCGCGATGTACGAGGAGTTCGTGCTGCCGGTGACGCGCGACCTGATTGCGTGGGCGGGGACGCAGGGCGTGCGGGACGTGCCGCTCGTGATTGGCGGCAACACGACCGCGATCGCCGAACTGTTGGTGGCGACGGGCGGCAACAATCTCCTGTGCGACTTCACGGCGGACTACGACACGTGGGCGGGCGTCGCGCGGCGCGCGGGCCGGGCACTGCGGCGGAACCTGTCTCCGCATCTGCTCGAGACGGGAACGCCGGATGCAATCTACGCGGCGGCGCGGGAGGAGATTGCGCGCGGCGCGACGCTGCCCGGGTTCATCATGGGCACCGCGGTGATCCCGTTTGGCACGCCGCTGGAGAACGTGCTGGCGGTGAAGCAGGCCTGCCGCGACGCGGGCGCCGGCGCGGCGCAGGCGAGCGGATGA
- the glpQ gene encoding glycerophosphodiester phosphodiesterase yields the protein MKKHLVLFLALMSAAATVAAARPLVIAHRGASGYLPEHTLPAKALAHGLGADFIEQDVVLSQDGVPVVLHDIEIDNVTDVAKRFPDRHRANGRFYAIDFTLAELKQLRVTERFDVKTGERVFPGRFPAGRSTFSISTLEEELQLIQGLNQSTGRVAGIYPELKAPAWHREQGQDISAIVLPILARYGYRTKADPFFLQCFEFAEVKRLRTELGFAGRMVLLVGKYGEGAKPEDNGKLLTAAALDEVAKYADGIGPALALLVTVDSDGKARPNDVVRLAHERKLVVHPYTFRSDALPKFCATPEAFFDLFFNEVGIDGLFSDFPDAPFVYLAKHAHAGR from the coding sequence ATGAAGAAGCATCTGGTTCTGTTCCTGGCTCTGATGAGCGCCGCGGCGACGGTGGCCGCGGCGCGGCCGCTGGTCATCGCGCATCGCGGGGCGAGCGGCTACCTGCCCGAGCACACGCTGCCCGCGAAGGCGCTCGCGCACGGCCTGGGGGCGGACTTCATCGAGCAGGACGTGGTGCTGAGCCAGGATGGCGTGCCGGTGGTCCTCCACGACATCGAGATCGACAACGTCACGGACGTGGCGAAGCGATTCCCCGACCGGCACCGGGCGAACGGGCGGTTTTACGCGATCGATTTCACGTTGGCGGAGCTGAAGCAGCTCCGGGTGACGGAGCGGTTCGACGTGAAGACGGGGGAACGCGTGTTTCCCGGTCGGTTCCCGGCCGGCCGTTCGACCTTCTCCATCTCGACGCTGGAGGAGGAGCTCCAGCTGATCCAGGGGTTGAACCAGAGCACGGGGCGCGTGGCGGGAATCTACCCGGAACTGAAGGCGCCGGCGTGGCACCGGGAGCAGGGGCAGGATATCAGCGCGATCGTGCTGCCGATCCTCGCGCGCTACGGCTATCGGACGAAGGCTGATCCCTTTTTCCTCCAGTGTTTCGAGTTCGCCGAGGTCAAGCGGCTGCGGACGGAGCTCGGCTTCGCCGGGCGAATGGTGTTGCTGGTCGGCAAATACGGCGAGGGGGCGAAGCCGGAGGACAACGGCAAGCTGCTGACGGCGGCGGCGCTCGACGAAGTGGCGAAGTATGCCGATGGCATCGGACCGGCGCTCGCGCTGCTCGTGACGGTGGACAGCGACGGCAAGGCGCGGCCGAACGACGTCGTGCGGCTCGCGCATGAACGGAAGCTGGTCGTGCATCCCTACACCTTCCGGAGCGATGCGCTGCCGAAGTTCTGCGCCACCCCGGAAGCGTTCTTCGATCTCTTCTTCAACGAAGTGGGCATCGACGGCCTGTTCTCGGATTTCCCTGACGCACCATTCGTCTACCTCGCGAAGCACGCGCACGCCGGCCGTTGA
- a CDS encoding saccharopine dehydrogenase C-terminal domain-containing protein: protein MEFTHRVVMIGFGVVARTLLPLLLKHLKLSPAQFVVIDLADRRDVLEPWIAKGLTFVHERITPFSLARLLSTHARAGDLIIDLAWSVDCFDIVQWARDNEVLYVNASLESWNPGDEMERKTPLEKSLYARYARLLPLQQRWRHSTTALIDQGANPGLISTFVKTGLLDIATATLRENKFARPAARHLERLLEREDFAPLARALGVRAIHCSECDTQRANVAKAPDEFVSTWSVEAMWEESISPCELGWGTHETWTPPAATRPTTGPGNQIILPQMGLNSWVRSWVPQQEIVGMLVTHGESFSLSHTLSVVARGRVVYRPTVNYAYMPCGDTLVSLHELRARNYELHPRTRVPTHELVAGTDTVGALIMGHPFKSWWTGSMLSIAEARKHVPGANATTVQVSAGVLASVLWTLRNPRQGIRLPEDLPHSEILATAAPYLGELVSIRSDWTPLSRYRNYFSEETAADVDHQDPWQFRNFLFRP, encoded by the coding sequence ATGGAATTCACTCATCGCGTCGTCATGATCGGATTCGGTGTGGTCGCCCGCACCCTCCTTCCGCTCCTCCTCAAGCACCTGAAGCTCTCGCCCGCCCAGTTCGTCGTCATCGACCTGGCCGATCGGCGGGACGTCCTCGAGCCATGGATCGCCAAGGGCCTGACCTTCGTGCACGAGCGGATCACTCCGTTCAGCCTGGCCCGGCTCCTTTCCACGCACGCGCGCGCCGGTGACCTCATCATCGATCTCGCTTGGAGCGTCGACTGCTTCGACATCGTGCAGTGGGCCCGCGACAACGAGGTGCTATACGTCAACGCCTCCCTCGAGTCGTGGAACCCCGGCGACGAGATGGAGCGCAAGACGCCGCTCGAGAAGTCGCTCTACGCCCGCTACGCCCGCCTGCTGCCACTGCAGCAGCGCTGGCGCCATTCAACCACCGCGCTCATCGACCAGGGCGCGAATCCCGGCCTGATCTCCACCTTCGTCAAGACCGGCCTGCTCGACATCGCGACCGCAACCCTGCGCGAAAACAAGTTCGCCAGGCCCGCCGCCCGCCACCTCGAGCGCCTGCTCGAACGCGAGGATTTCGCGCCTCTCGCCCGCGCCCTCGGCGTCCGCGCCATCCATTGCAGCGAGTGCGACACCCAGCGCGCCAACGTCGCGAAGGCGCCCGACGAGTTTGTCTCCACCTGGAGCGTCGAAGCCATGTGGGAGGAGTCGATCTCGCCCTGCGAACTCGGCTGGGGCACGCACGAAACCTGGACGCCTCCCGCCGCCACGCGTCCGACCACCGGGCCGGGCAACCAGATCATCCTGCCCCAGATGGGCCTCAATTCCTGGGTGCGCTCGTGGGTGCCCCAGCAGGAAATCGTCGGCATGCTCGTCACCCACGGCGAGTCATTCAGCCTCTCGCACACGCTCTCCGTCGTGGCGCGCGGGCGCGTCGTCTATCGGCCCACCGTGAACTATGCCTACATGCCCTGCGGCGACACCCTCGTGTCACTGCATGAGCTGCGGGCCCGCAACTACGAGCTGCACCCGAGGACGCGCGTCCCCACCCATGAGCTTGTCGCGGGCACGGACACCGTCGGCGCGCTCATCATGGGCCATCCGTTCAAATCCTGGTGGACCGGCAGCATGCTCTCCATCGCCGAGGCCCGGAAGCATGTGCCCGGCGCCAACGCCACCACCGTGCAGGTTTCCGCCGGCGTCCTGGCCAGCGTCCTCTGGACTCTGCGCAATCCACGCCAGGGCATCCGGCTTCCGGAAGATCTGCCGCATAGCGAAATTCTGGCGACGGCGGCGCCGTACCTCGGCGAACTGGTGTCGATCCGGTCCGATTGGACGCCGCTCAGCCGCTACCGGAATTACTTCTCCGAGGAAACCGCGGCCGACGTCGACCACCAGGACCCGTGGCAGTTTCGGAACTTCCTCTTCCGTCCCTGA
- a CDS encoding aldo/keto reductase: MNYRPFGCTSLTLSELCLGTMHFGWSTDEPTSGAILDAFHDSGGTYVQAVSASRDAVNAQALSAFSEIVVGRWHTRRGVARRELVLGTQWTPPTGRGTPGVTEEVRATMEESLRRLQTDYLDILVVRWPDGGAPEALRTALDAIVRRGLVRYVVLANAPSWRVVELMRDGLAQVHCRFEGVQVDYSLLARTGLEPELARVCDAHRLAVIARSPLAGGALSGSQGLRPARRDWLAVRYADSCRSRVSFVLHEIARERGESTAQVALAWVLHNRQVASAILGVNAVGQLHELVRAAALTLSAPELERLHAASAAQQVLMPPRGAPGVRASATAAAAAERRPMAWSAAFPPRWNRPVCP, encoded by the coding sequence ATGAATTACCGCCCCTTTGGCTGCACCAGTCTCACGCTCTCGGAACTTTGTCTCGGCACGATGCACTTCGGCTGGAGCACGGACGAACCGACGTCCGGCGCGATTCTCGACGCCTTTCACGACAGCGGCGGCACCTATGTCCAGGCCGTGAGCGCCTCGCGCGACGCCGTAAACGCCCAGGCGTTGTCGGCGTTCTCGGAGATCGTCGTCGGCCGCTGGCACACCCGACGGGGCGTGGCGCGGCGCGAACTCGTGCTCGGCACGCAGTGGACGCCTCCGACCGGGCGCGGCACCCCCGGCGTGACGGAGGAGGTGCGCGCGACGATGGAGGAGTCGCTGCGCCGGCTGCAGACCGACTATCTCGATATCCTGGTGGTGCGCTGGCCCGACGGCGGCGCGCCGGAGGCCTTGCGGACGGCCCTCGACGCGATCGTTCGTCGCGGGCTGGTGCGCTATGTCGTGCTGGCGAACGCGCCGTCCTGGCGGGTGGTGGAGCTCATGCGCGACGGCCTGGCGCAGGTGCACTGCCGTTTCGAAGGCGTGCAGGTCGATTACTCGCTGCTGGCGCGCACGGGGCTCGAGCCCGAACTGGCCCGGGTGTGTGACGCGCATCGATTGGCCGTGATTGCGCGCTCGCCCCTGGCAGGGGGTGCGCTCAGCGGTTCGCAGGGGCTGCGGCCGGCGCGGCGGGACTGGCTGGCCGTGCGCTACGCCGACAGTTGCCGTTCGCGGGTGTCCTTCGTGCTGCACGAGATCGCGCGGGAGCGCGGCGAGTCGACGGCCCAGGTTGCGCTCGCGTGGGTGCTGCACAACCGGCAGGTCGCGTCGGCCATCCTCGGCGTGAACGCCGTCGGCCAGCTGCATGAACTGGTGCGGGCGGCCGCGCTGACCTTGTCGGCGCCGGAGCTCGAACGCCTGCACGCGGCATCGGCGGCGCAGCAGGTGCTGATGCCGCCGCGGGGTGCGCCTGGGGTGCGGGCGAGTGCGACCGCGGCAGCGGCGGCGGAGCGCCGCCCGATGGCCTGGTCCGCTGCCTTCCCACCGCGTTGGAACCGTCCGGTTTGCCCATGA